Proteins encoded in a region of the Fusobacterium sp. IOR10 genome:
- the rimO gene encoding 30S ribosomal protein S12 methylthiotransferase RimO, translating to MKLGLISLGCSKNTVDSENMLGILINEGKIQLVENLKEADVIIVNTCAFINDAKMESIETILEVGAYKEDYNLKKLIVTGCLSERYKEELMEEIPVIDAVVGTGNIDHIYEIIKSVMHGNKETVVGKLDFLATTDTKRVLINNVHSAYIKISEGCDKHCTYCIIPTLRGDLRSRYIEDVVEEAKALAAQGVKELNILAQETTEYGKDIYGELALAKLLKEVVKVEGIEWIRLYYMYPNSITDELIQVIKEEPKICKYFDVPIQHISDNMLQSMARAKSGKQVRDILGRIRSAIPDATIRTTVIVGFPGETEENYEELKEFVKEFRFDYVGVFKYSREEDTIAYSLPNQVDEKIKDARWADLLNVQGEIAESINEKYIGKEVEVIIDGVSSESEYMLEGRMRSQALDIDGKVLTSDGTGKQGDIVKVKIEQRFQYDFIGPILEDN from the coding sequence ATGAAATTAGGTTTAATTAGTTTAGGTTGTAGTAAAAATACAGTTGATAGTGAAAATATGTTGGGTATCCTTATAAATGAAGGAAAAATTCAATTGGTAGAAAATTTAAAAGAAGCAGATGTTATTATTGTTAACACTTGTGCTTTTATAAATGATGCAAAAATGGAATCTATAGAGACTATACTTGAAGTTGGAGCATATAAGGAAGACTATAACTTGAAGAAGTTAATAGTAACTGGATGTTTATCTGAAAGATATAAAGAAGAACTTATGGAAGAAATTCCTGTAATAGATGCTGTTGTTGGAACTGGAAATATTGATCATATTTATGAAATTATAAAATCAGTAATGCATGGAAATAAAGAAACAGTTGTAGGAAAGCTAGACTTTCTTGCAACTACTGATACTAAAAGAGTTCTTATAAATAATGTTCATTCAGCTTATATTAAAATATCAGAAGGTTGTGACAAACATTGTACATATTGTATAATACCTACTTTAAGAGGAGACTTGAGAAGTAGATATATAGAAGATGTAGTGGAAGAAGCTAAGGCTTTGGCAGCTCAAGGTGTTAAGGAATTAAATATATTAGCTCAAGAAACAACAGAGTATGGAAAAGATATTTATGGGGAACTAGCTTTAGCTAAACTTTTAAAAGAAGTAGTTAAAGTAGAAGGAATAGAATGGATTAGACTTTACTATATGTATCCAAATTCAATAACTGATGAATTAATTCAAGTTATTAAAGAGGAACCAAAAATTTGTAAATATTTTGATGTACCTATTCAACATATTTCAGATAACATGCTACAAAGCATGGCTAGAGCAAAATCAGGGAAACAAGTAAGGGATATTTTAGGAAGAATTAGAAGTGCAATTCCTGATGCTACAATAAGAACAACTGTAATAGTTGGATTCCCTGGAGAAACAGAGGAAAATTATGAAGAATTAAAGGAATTTGTAAAGGAATTTAGATTTGATTATGTTGGAGTATTTAAATACTCAAGAGAGGAAGATACAATTGCTTATTCTCTTCCTAATCAAGTTGATGAAAAGATAAAAGACGCAAGATGGGCGGATCTTCTAAATGTTCAAGGGGAAATAGCAGAAAGCATAAATGAAAAATATATAGGAAAAGAAGTTGAAGTTATTATTGATGGAGTTTCTTCTGAAAGTGAATATATGTTAGAAGGAAGAATGAGAAGTCAAGCACTTGATATTGATGGAAAGGTTTTAACTAGCGATGGAACAGGGAAACAAGGGGATATTGTAAAGGTTAAAATTGAACAAAGATTTCAATATGATTTTATAGGGCCTATATTAGAAGATAATTAA
- a CDS encoding YggT family protein, with product MRIMIWNIVNYAMTILNLIILIRVALSWLVPYKRNEFTEVVYAITEPVLAPFRALIPMGSMRIDLSPILAYFALNVLRRVIYYIMF from the coding sequence ATGAGGATAATGATATGGAATATTGTTAATTATGCTATGACAATACTTAATTTAATTATTTTAATTAGAGTGGCTCTTTCGTGGTTAGTGCCTTATAAGAGAAATGAATTTACAGAAGTGGTTTATGCAATAACAGAACCTGTGCTAGCACCTTTTAGAGCACTGATTCCAATGGGGTCCATGAGAATTGATTTATCTCCCATCTTAGCATATTTTGCTTTAAATGTTTTAAGAAGAGTAATATATTATATAATGTTTTAA
- a CDS encoding tetratricopeptide repeat protein: MFRGYEEDELMENELIERRRKEKEELKEELKSYKELEKQGEKSYWLYCNIGGCLSRLEEMEEAVEYLLKAEAQNEYDENGWLSTQLAFNYKALKKYKLAIYYLKKSQKYGRDDYLIISEIGWNYSQLGNFQKAIEKYMLSIELGRDDYWIYSEMGLVYEKMGDYKKALNYYYGAKYHLNEDIWVNSHIAWCLERLGEIDRAFKSLLFVEEQGRDDVWLYSQIAWCYSKKFQHDKAIKSLDKAKEKGREDFWILCEYSWNYSMLKEYDKAIEFMEKAKKIKSNDEWLLKQMKIVEKKIKENNNDEKSMEKE, encoded by the coding sequence ATGTTTAGAGGATATGAAGAAGACGAACTTATGGAAAACGAGCTTATAGAAAGAAGACGTAAGGAAAAGGAAGAACTTAAAGAGGAATTAAAATCATATAAAGAACTGGAAAAACAAGGGGAAAAATCATATTGGCTTTATTGCAATATAGGAGGTTGTCTAAGCAGATTAGAAGAAATGGAAGAGGCTGTGGAATATCTATTAAAGGCTGAAGCTCAAAATGAATATGATGAAAATGGATGGTTAAGTACTCAATTAGCTTTTAACTATAAAGCTTTAAAAAAATATAAATTGGCTATATATTATTTGAAAAAATCCCAAAAATATGGAAGGGATGATTATTTAATAATTAGCGAAATAGGTTGGAATTATTCTCAATTGGGAAATTTTCAAAAAGCAATTGAAAAATATATGTTGAGTATTGAGCTTGGAAGGGATGACTATTGGATTTATTCTGAAATGGGTCTTGTTTATGAAAAGATGGGAGACTATAAGAAGGCTCTAAATTACTATTATGGAGCTAAATATCATTTAAATGAGGATATTTGGGTTAATTCTCATATAGCTTGGTGTTTAGAAAGATTAGGAGAAATAGATCGTGCTTTTAAATCTTTATTGTTTGTTGAAGAACAAGGAAGAGACGATGTATGGCTTTATTCACAAATTGCTTGGTGTTATAGTAAAAAATTCCAACACGACAAGGCTATTAAATCCCTTGATAAAGCTAAGGAAAAGGGAAGAGAGGATTTTTGGATATTATGTGAGTATTCTTGGAACTATTCAATGTTAAAGGAATATGATAAAGCTATTGAATTTATGGAAAAAGCTAAAAAAATAAAAAGCAATGATGAGTGGTTATTAAAGCAAATGAAAATAGTTGAAAAGAAAATAAAAGAAAATAATAATGATGAAAAAAGTATGGAAAAAGAGTAG
- a CDS encoding HAMP domain-containing sensor histidine kinase, with the protein MNSEFQANINSRELKKAIVVFFLGLLFPIIFKHENFKIYDSIIYGLDNWDKEYILIAMFKLVFLNTVRSYPIYLSMIMLFDAFSIKKRGKKIIYRKMILISLVIPLAYIIINMFYKIYLPFGKTSILGLIWFFYYVRLDFENVNSIEKYFVFLFFIIGLQWLDVSTYLNFLGVGEITLFLNQAINFMGAKRITTILCMSFFFVFMLVSVLLLYFFKWQEENINRQKSEIENRYLKEIQHVVHDLKTPIFSIGTLVEILDMQDDNKKHKEYFSRIENSLEKLNLLIEEILYRNVRKIINLKDVVDLTLSILSVNEKSKDINFENYIYKKHKIYGNRILLSRVLINIITNSWEANSKTVNLILKEYNNKIVIKIEDYGDGIDGTVDKLMEEGFSTKNSSGKGLTFVKNVLEEIGAKYYIFKKKKGVITYIVLEGEI; encoded by the coding sequence ATGAATAGTGAATTTCAAGCAAATATAAATAGTAGAGAATTAAAAAAAGCAATTGTTGTTTTTTTTCTAGGATTATTATTTCCTATTATTTTTAAGCATGAAAATTTCAAAATATATGATTCTATAATTTATGGGTTGGACAATTGGGATAAGGAGTATATTTTAATAGCTATGTTTAAGTTGGTTTTTTTAAATACAGTGAGATCTTATCCTATTTACCTTTCTATGATTATGTTGTTTGATGCCTTTTCCATAAAAAAAAGAGGAAAGAAAATAATATATAGAAAAATGATTTTAATATCCCTAGTGATTCCCCTAGCATATATTATAATAAATATGTTTTATAAAATTTATCTTCCCTTTGGAAAAACCTCAATTTTAGGCTTAATTTGGTTTTTTTATTATGTGAGGTTAGATTTTGAAAATGTAAACTCCATAGAAAAATACTTTGTTTTCTTATTTTTTATAATAGGTCTTCAATGGCTAGATGTAAGTACCTATTTAAATTTTTTAGGTGTTGGGGAAATAACTTTGTTTCTAAACCAAGCTATTAATTTTATGGGAGCTAAAAGAATTACAACTATTTTATGTATGAGTTTCTTTTTTGTTTTTATGCTTGTTTCAGTTTTATTACTATATTTTTTCAAATGGCAGGAAGAAAATATAAATAGACAAAAATCAGAAATTGAAAATAGATATTTAAAGGAAATTCAACATGTGGTTCATGATTTAAAAACACCTATTTTTTCAATAGGTACCCTTGTGGAAATTTTAGATATGCAAGATGATAATAAAAAACATAAGGAATATTTTTCTAGAATTGAAAATTCCCTTGAGAAATTGAATCTATTAATAGAAGAAATTTTATATAGAAATGTTAGAAAGATAATTAATTTAAAGGATGTAGTTGATTTAACCTTATCCATACTATCAGTTAATGAGAAATCTAAAGATATTAACTTTGAGAATTATATATATAAAAAACATAAAATTTATGGAAATAGGATTTTATTATCTAGAGTGTTAATAAATATAATAACTAATTCATGGGAAGCTAATTCAAAAACAGTTAATTTAATTTTAAAGGAATATAATAATAAGATTGTTATAAAAATAGAAGATTACGGTGATGGAATAGATGGAACAGTTGATAAATTAATGGAAGAGGGCTTTTCAACTAAAAACTCATCAGGAAAAGGCCTTACTTTTGTGAAAAATGTTTTAGAGGAAATTGGTGCTAAATATTATATATTTAAGAAGAAAAAAGGGGTAATTACATATATAGTTTTAGAGGGGGAAATATGA
- the pgsA gene encoding CDP-diacylglycerol--glycerol-3-phosphate 3-phosphatidyltransferase — MNLPNKLTITRLLLAVPFIYFLENSPGNLIYKIIALVIFAVASITDFFDGYLARKHNLVTDFGKIMDPLADKILVISALVVMVSIDYIPSWMSIVVIFREFLISGIRMIVASKGEVIGAIKLGKYKTTSQMIVIMILIIFGKKYDTILNINNALMLIPVVLTIWSGLEYIKITKHHFLEEN; from the coding sequence ATGAATTTACCTAATAAGTTAACAATTACAAGATTATTACTAGCAGTACCTTTTATTTATTTTTTAGAGAATTCACCAGGAAATTTAATTTACAAAATCATTGCTTTAGTTATATTTGCAGTGGCTTCTATTACAGATTTTTTTGATGGATATCTTGCAAGGAAACATAATTTAGTAACAGATTTTGGAAAGATTATGGATCCACTGGCAGATAAAATATTAGTTATATCAGCTTTAGTTGTAATGGTTTCAATAGATTATATACCATCTTGGATGTCAATTGTTGTTATTTTTAGAGAATTTTTAATAAGTGGAATAAGAATGATTGTAGCCTCTAAGGGTGAAGTCATAGGAGCTATTAAATTAGGGAAATACAAAACTACTTCCCAAATGATAGTTATCATGATATTAATTATTTTTGGTAAAAAGTATGATACTATTTTAAATATAAATAATGCTTTAATGTTAATACCTGTAGTTTTAACTATATGGTCAGGATTAGAATACATTAAAATTACAAAGCATCACTTTTTAGAAGAAAATTAA
- the rlmD gene encoding 23S rRNA (uracil(1939)-C(5))-methyltransferase RlmD has product MLKEISIEKIVNGGEGMGHIDGFPVFVPMSVPGDELEIQLISKKKSYGRGIIKKIIKPGEERIDFPKFTEEDFHGCNFAMLSYEAQLKYKMLLVSDVMKKIGGVSDAYILPIIGSDKEINYRNKVIEPFAYGQNGEIITGMFKRRSHEIFQIDKNMLSSDLSNEVINKVKKILNKNKNISVYNEKFHKGILRHIMTRTNSQNEAMLVLIINAKKIPDEVFALLKEVYEEMDQVKSVYISLNDKRTNVALGNSQKHLFGQRTLQENIKGIDFSISPTSFFQINLEQTKKLYEVGISYFNNIQDKCIVDAFAGIGTIGMILSKEAKQVYSMEIVEKTVADGLRTAKRNNITNVEFICGDVNRKIQELMKDEKTIDAVIFDPPRKGIEEETLRTLSSHKIEELVYISCNPSTFARDSKILIEEGYVLEKIQPLDLFPQTSHIELVGKFTLNKSEVTE; this is encoded by the coding sequence ATGTTGAAGGAAATTAGTATTGAAAAAATTGTTAATGGGGGAGAAGGAATGGGTCACATTGATGGCTTTCCTGTTTTTGTACCCATGTCAGTTCCAGGAGATGAATTGGAAATCCAATTAATCTCAAAGAAGAAATCCTACGGAAGGGGCATAATAAAAAAAATAATAAAACCTGGAGAAGAAAGAATTGATTTTCCAAAGTTCACTGAAGAGGATTTTCATGGATGTAATTTTGCAATGCTTAGTTACGAAGCTCAATTAAAATATAAAATGTTATTAGTTTCAGATGTTATGAAAAAAATAGGTGGAGTTTCAGATGCCTATATTTTACCAATTATAGGGTCAGATAAAGAAATTAACTATAGAAATAAAGTAATTGAACCCTTTGCCTATGGACAAAATGGTGAAATAATAACAGGGATGTTTAAAAGAAGATCCCATGAAATTTTTCAAATTGATAAAAATATGTTAAGCTCAGACTTAAGTAATGAAGTTATAAATAAAGTTAAAAAAATCTTAAATAAAAATAAAAATATTTCTGTATATAATGAGAAATTTCACAAGGGAATTCTTAGACATATTATGACTAGAACTAATTCTCAAAATGAGGCTATGTTAGTTTTAATTATTAATGCTAAAAAAATACCAGATGAAGTTTTTGCTTTATTAAAGGAAGTTTATGAAGAAATGGATCAAGTAAAATCAGTATATATTTCTTTAAATGATAAGAGAACAAATGTTGCCCTTGGAAATTCACAAAAACATTTATTTGGTCAAAGAACTCTTCAAGAAAATATAAAGGGAATAGATTTTAGTATTTCTCCAACTTCTTTTTTCCAAATAAACTTAGAACAAACTAAAAAGCTATATGAAGTTGGAATAAGTTATTTCAATAATATACAAGATAAATGTATTGTAGATGCCTTTGCAGGAATAGGAACTATTGGGATGATTCTTTCTAAGGAAGCAAAACAAGTATATTCTATGGAAATAGTTGAAAAAACAGTTGCAGATGGATTAAGAACTGCAAAAAGAAATAATATTACCAATGTTGAATTTATATGTGGTGATGTTAATAGGAAAATACAAGAATTAATGAAGGACGAAAAAACTATAGATGCAGTAATATTTGATCCTCCTAGAAAAGGAATTGAAGAAGAAACATTGAGAACATTATCAAGTCATAAGATAGAAGAACTTGTGTATATTTCTTGTAATCCTTCAACTTTTGCAAGGGATAGTAAAATATTAATAGAAGAAGGTTATGTATTAGAAAAGATTCAACCTTTGGATCTTTTCCCTCAAACTTCTCACATTGAATTAGTAGGTAAGTTTACATTGAATAAATCAGAAGTTACAGAGTAA
- the rsmH gene encoding 16S rRNA (cytosine(1402)-N(4))-methyltransferase RsmH, which translates to MNEKLDDTFSDYHIPVLFNETIENLIINKDGVYLDCTLGGGGHSEGILKHLSEKGKLISMDQDQQAIDFASKRLEPYKDKWQVFKENFENLDTVIYMAGESEIDGILMDIGVSSTQLDDEDRGFSYRFDTKLDMRMDKSNPISAYDIVNNYEEERLSKIIYDYGEERFARKIARYICESRQEKAIETTGELVAIIRRAYHGRSKKHPAKKTFQAIRIEVNRELEVLEVSIEKAVKCLKVGGRLGIITFHSLEDRIVKNKFRELAKGCTCPPTIPICICGKKPQVKLVTKKPICATGTELDYNNRAHSAKLRVIEKI; encoded by the coding sequence ATGAATGAAAAGTTAGATGACACTTTTAGTGATTATCATATTCCAGTTTTATTTAATGAAACAATAGAAAATTTAATAATAAATAAAGATGGAGTTTATCTTGACTGTACACTTGGTGGAGGTGGACATTCAGAGGGAATATTGAAACATCTTTCAGAAAAGGGAAAACTAATTTCAATGGACCAAGATCAACAAGCTATTGATTTTGCATCAAAAAGATTGGAACCATATAAAGATAAATGGCAAGTTTTTAAGGAGAATTTTGAAAATCTAGACACAGTTATTTACATGGCTGGGGAAAGTGAAATAGATGGAATATTAATGGATATTGGAGTATCTTCCACACAATTAGATGATGAAGATAGGGGATTTTCCTATAGATTTGACACTAAATTAGATATGAGAATGGATAAATCCAATCCTATTTCTGCCTATGACATAGTTAATAATTATGAAGAGGAAAGACTTTCAAAGATTATCTATGATTATGGGGAAGAAAGATTTGCTAGGAAAATAGCAAGATATATTTGTGAATCTAGACAAGAAAAGGCAATTGAAACTACAGGGGAATTAGTAGCTATAATTAGAAGAGCTTATCACGGTAGAAGTAAAAAGCATCCTGCTAAAAAAACTTTCCAAGCTATTAGAATTGAAGTTAATAGAGAATTAGAAGTTCTAGAAGTATCAATAGAAAAAGCTGTGAAATGTTTAAAAGTAGGGGGAAGATTGGGAATAATTACCTTCCACTCTTTAGAAGATAGAATAGTAAAAAATAAATTTAGAGAGTTAGCTAAGGGATGTACTTGTCCTCCAACAATACCTATTTGTATATGTGGTAAGAAACCTCAAGTTAAGCTTGTAACAAAGAAACCAATTTGTGCTACAGGGACAGAACTAGATTATAACAATAGAGCTCATTCTGCAAAATTAAGAGTCATAGAAAAAATTTAG
- a CDS encoding response regulator gives MSRILIIDDAKEICFAISEYFNLKNWEVEVAYDIETGLDKLRAKKFDVIIVDYNLPYINGVVGTRLIRQVDKDVLIIALTILGEEDVAESFFKAGANDFAVKPIKMLDLFCRIKSHLGKPMEESVIKIEDYPKGIDKNTYKLIEDYLKSTDKYVDVSDIAREIAVAKKTVNRYLKYMVSENVLTVNLIYGKIGRPRKEYKILK, from the coding sequence ATGAGTAGAATTTTAATAATTGACGATGCTAAGGAAATATGTTTTGCAATATCAGAATATTTTAATTTGAAAAATTGGGAAGTTGAAGTAGCCTATGATATTGAAACAGGACTAGATAAATTAAGAGCTAAAAAATTTGATGTTATTATAGTTGATTACAATTTACCTTATATAAATGGTGTTGTTGGAACTAGACTTATTAGGCAAGTGGATAAGGATGTTTTAATAATAGCTTTAACTATTTTAGGAGAAGAGGATGTTGCAGAAAGTTTTTTTAAAGCTGGGGCAAATGATTTTGCAGTGAAACCTATAAAAATGTTGGACTTATTTTGTAGAATAAAAAGTCATTTGGGAAAGCCCATGGAAGAAAGTGTAATAAAAATAGAAGATTATCCAAAGGGAATAGATAAGAACACATATAAATTAATAGAAGACTATTTAAAATCAACTGATAAATATGTTGATGTTTCAGACATTGCCAGGGAAATAGCAGTTGCAAAAAAAACTGTAAATAGATATTTAAAGTATATGGTTTCAGAAAATGTATTAACTGTAAATTTAATTTATGGGAAAATAGGTAGACCAAGAAAGGAATATAAAATATTAAAATAA
- the pnp gene encoding polyribonucleotide nucleotidyltransferase codes for MFEEKKLEIEFAGRKLSLSTGKFARQSNGAVMVKYGDTVMLSTVNRGKEPRVGIDFFPLTIDYIEKYYAAGKFPGGFNKREARPSTDATLIARLTDRPLRPMFPEGFTYEVQIVNTVFSYDGENATEALSITGASAALMISDIPFLGPVASVCVGRINGEFVLNPTPKQLEESELNLKVAGTKDAINMVESGSKEMDEETMLQAIMFGHKNIKILCEFQEEFVKLAGKEKITFTKPETNPLVKGFIDENGTEKLKEAVLKVGKQERQDTVDALKAELTEKFVAENFADVEAEEIPKEIMDEFKMYYDKLMKKLVRDSILYHKHRVDGRKTDELRELYAEVGSLPMPHGSAMFTRGETQALVTTTLGSKSNEQLVDTLNEEYYKKFYLHYNFPAYSVGETGRNGAPGRRELGHGSLAERALSYVMPSEEEFPYTVRVVSDITESNGSSSQASICGGSLALMDAGVPIREHVAGIAMGLIKENEEFTVLTDIMGLEDHLGDMDFKVAGTKSGITALQMDIKITGITEEIMRIALNQAHKARIQILKVMNAAISEPREDLAANAPRIHQLQIATDKIGGLIGPGGKNIKKIVEDTGALIDITDDGKVSIFCADLEGLKLTVQRITDQVKDVEVGEIYRGKVVKVMNFGAFMQILPGKEGLLHVSEISKERVEKVEDVLKEGDEFDVKVISTEKGKISLSKKRILD; via the coding sequence ATGTTTGAAGAAAAAAAACTAGAAATAGAATTTGCAGGTAGAAAGTTATCACTTTCAACTGGTAAATTTGCAAGACAATCTAATGGGGCTGTTATGGTTAAATACGGTGATACAGTAATGTTAAGTACTGTTAACCGTGGAAAAGAACCAAGAGTTGGGATAGACTTTTTCCCATTAACAATAGATTATATTGAAAAATATTATGCTGCTGGAAAATTCCCAGGAGGATTTAATAAAAGAGAAGCAAGACCATCTACTGATGCAACTCTTATTGCTAGATTAACAGATAGACCTTTAAGACCAATGTTCCCAGAAGGGTTCACTTATGAGGTTCAAATAGTAAATACTGTTTTTTCTTATGATGGAGAAAATGCAACAGAAGCTTTAAGTATTACAGGTGCTTCTGCAGCACTTATGATATCTGATATTCCTTTCTTAGGACCAGTTGCTTCAGTTTGTGTTGGAAGAATAAATGGAGAATTTGTTCTTAATCCAACTCCAAAACAATTGGAAGAAAGTGAACTTAATCTAAAAGTTGCAGGAACAAAGGATGCTATTAACATGGTTGAATCTGGTTCTAAAGAAATGGACGAAGAAACTATGCTTCAAGCTATTATGTTTGGACACAAAAATATCAAAATATTATGTGAATTCCAAGAAGAATTTGTAAAATTAGCTGGAAAAGAAAAAATAACATTCACTAAACCAGAAACTAATCCATTGGTAAAAGGATTTATTGATGAAAATGGAACTGAAAAATTAAAGGAAGCTGTATTAAAAGTTGGAAAACAAGAAAGACAAGATACAGTGGACGCTTTAAAAGCAGAATTAACAGAAAAATTTGTAGCTGAAAATTTTGCAGATGTTGAAGCAGAAGAAATTCCAAAAGAAATTATGGATGAATTTAAAATGTACTATGATAAATTAATGAAAAAATTAGTAAGAGATTCTATTCTTTATCATAAACATAGAGTTGATGGAAGAAAAACTGATGAATTAAGAGAATTATATGCAGAAGTAGGTTCTTTACCTATGCCTCATGGTTCAGCAATGTTTACAAGGGGAGAAACTCAAGCTCTAGTAACTACAACTTTAGGTTCTAAATCAAATGAACAATTAGTTGACACTTTAAATGAAGAATATTACAAAAAATTCTATTTACATTATAACTTCCCTGCTTATTCAGTTGGAGAAACAGGAAGAAATGGAGCTCCAGGAAGAAGAGAATTAGGACATGGATCTCTAGCAGAAAGAGCCCTATCTTATGTAATGCCAAGTGAAGAAGAATTCCCTTACACAGTAAGAGTTGTTTCTGATATTACAGAATCAAATGGTTCATCTTCTCAAGCTTCAATATGTGGAGGATCTCTTGCTCTTATGGATGCTGGGGTACCTATTAGAGAACATGTAGCTGGTATTGCAATGGGACTTATAAAAGAAAATGAAGAATTCACTGTTCTTACTGATATAATGGGACTTGAAGATCATTTAGGAGATATGGATTTTAAAGTTGCAGGAACAAAATCTGGAATCACTGCTCTACAAATGGATATAAAAATAACTGGAATTACTGAAGAAATTATGAGAATTGCATTAAATCAAGCTCATAAAGCAAGAATTCAAATTCTTAAAGTAATGAACGCAGCTATTTCTGAACCAAGAGAAGATCTAGCAGCAAATGCACCAAGAATTCATCAATTACAAATTGCCACTGACAAAATAGGTGGATTAATTGGACCTGGTGGAAAAAATATCAAAAAAATAGTTGAAGATACAGGAGCTCTAATAGATATAACTGACGACGGAAAAGTTTCTATATTCTGTGCAGATTTAGAAGGATTAAAATTAACAGTACAAAGAATAACTGACCAAGTTAAAGATGTTGAGGTTGGAGAAATATACAGAGGTAAAGTTGTAAAAGTTATGAATTTTGGAGCATTTATGCAAATACTTCCAGGAAAAGAAGGACTATTACATGTTTCTGAAATTTCAAAGGAAAGAGTTGAAAAAGTTGAAGATGTATTAAAAGAAGGAGACGAATTTGACGTTAAGGTAATATCTACTGAAAAGGGAAAAATTAGTCTTAGTAAAAAAAGAATATTAGATTAG